Within Spinacia oleracea cultivar Varoflay chromosome 4, BTI_SOV_V1, whole genome shotgun sequence, the genomic segment CCATCATCCACCGCGCTGCCACCATCCACCGCGCCGCCTCCATCTCCACCCTTCCATCTCCGACTGCCGCCATATCTATGACTTTTCCTTTTGTGAGTGATTTTTATGgttttattaaattttaggGTTGAAGCTCCTGTTGAAAATTGCTGCAATTGAGTAGGTTGTTGATAGTTCTTTCCTGTGATTTGTGTTGATAATTACAGTGTTGTTCAATTAAATTGATTAATTTGAAAGTCCTCAAATGTTTGAAATATGTGATATTGAATTTTGCCTGGTTATGTTCCTTTCCGCAATTCCGATTATAATTActcatttgtgcaaatgagcaaatttaagTGTTTACATAGAACAGGACAAGCCACATATAATCTGTTACAAAGAATAGAAACAAGCCATCTATGAATCAATCAGGCCAATTGCTGCAGCTGACAATGAACTTAGAAGGATGTGCAATCCATTTAGCTCATTATTAAGTTAGTGAACTGAGTTGCTGCCAATTGCCATTGTTGGGAAGTTTTGAGTTTTCTTCTTTACTGGTGATGTTGGCACTTGTCACTTTCGATTTTGATGCCTTGAGGTGTGTTGCTGCATTCCTGCATTTGCTATAGAACCTCATCTTTTTCTATTCTCGTCTTATTGTTCGCATCGCTAGTCTTAATTGATGGAGTTGAACATTCTTGATGACTGTTTCAAAGGCCTTtattttccctttcttgatcGAGTGAATGATAATTTCAAACCTGTTTTTCTTCTTGGGTATGATATGGGTCTGATTGTCAGCTAGTTGAGGAACTAGCAAACTGTAAACTTGTAACCTCTTATATTGCCTAATTAGTCCTCAATCTTGATTGTTTCTTGGCAGCtgattgaattatgctttaggAGTGTtatgtttaatttatttaattttttgttatGCCCATGAATCGAAGATAACATTCACATGACACGGAGTACTATCTAAGATGTTCATGAAAAGTTTGTCATCTTTTATATATCGGTATCAGTTTGAAATCAGATTTTACAGAGAGTCTGTTATCTAAGGATAATGTGTAGGAATGTATCAATGGTCCAACTATGATCAATGGTCTTTTAGGAGAACTCATGTTTGGCTGAATTCATGGTTTGCTTTTGTGATGTGTAGTCTATAACTCTGCCTTGTATTTCTTGTAGAAATGTAATGTTGTTGACCCGTTGAAGTTGGTTAATGGGAGGCCATCTGTCCCAATCCTTGAAGAGCAGTGGCTGCCAAATTTTCTGCATTCGAAACGCGTGGAAAACTCTGTAAATAGGAGTAATACAAGATTGAAACTGTTTTCTGGCTTTGCAAATTAATCCTGCACTGGCTAAGGTCAATTCAGATTTCATATCACGTAATCCAAAAAAACAATCATAATGCAGGTAATCATGTATTGAGTATTATATGTTATGGAATGTTTTGTTGTCTTTAATGCAGTTGGATAGCTAACTTTCTATGAATTTTGAGCTTTGTACTGTGTTCCTAAAATGCCCCGACTTCCCATAGTAGTACACCCGACTAggagtaaatttattttgctcatttgcacaaatgagtaaatttattttgctcatttgcacaaatgagtaaatttattttgctcatttgcacaaatgagTAAAATAACTAATAACACAAGAGTAATGGAACTATAGAATAGATGGGCAAAAAATCTTTTTACACTCAACTTTTTCTTGCAATGTCATGTTTGGGAGACAACTTTTTAGTACGATATAAGTGAGTGTCTCTTCTTTTAGCTGTGAGAGACATaccttggattttgaatttcatGCTGAGCGAGATACAGTTGGTGATCTGCTATTGATAACAGAGACTGCCATTTCAACCATAAGCCATTGCACCAATAGTGAAGAAAAAATTTAAAGTTATTCTATGTGGTGACGCTTGCCTTGTTTTTATTCCCCTTTTTTTAGATAGTATAAAGATATAAATTACAATTTATACAGACACCTATGTCACTTGGAGTTGGATACTCATGTAATCGTGTTAGATATGGATATGTGTGAAAATGTAGGAGTGTAGGACTAGGCTATTTATGAAAAATTACCATGTTATTTTGTCCAAAATGAAGAATCAAGTGTCTTTATTACCATGTCAGAGTGTCGAGGGTCTCAATTTGTCTCATGGGTACTTGAGGAGTTGACGTAATATGCGTTTGAGCGACTTAGGGTGTCAAGTGTCTCGCTGACACCCATTtgcaaaagattttttttttttcccattttaTGATCACTGTAGGCTCTAAGTTGGGCACTTGGGAGGACTCGTAGCTTCTCATTTGCAGGGTTAAAATTTTGAAACATTGACCCTGTAGTTTCTCCTAGACAAACTTTGTAGTGGCAATGGGCTGCCGTTTAACATTGGTTTGTTCTTACCAAAATAAGCTTCTCAAATATATGGATTATGTCTGATATTCCCTGGAACTCAGATTCTTATGTTGAAGGTTATTGCTAAGCATCAATATGGGGGATAGGGGCACTTAATAATTCATAGCAGTTAGGTATGTGACTAGTTCCACTGAATACTAGCTAGCTGCATCAGGCATGCTTGTTTGTCCTCTTTTGATTACTTGCATCATATGTTTGAACTTTTCACATGTCGTCTTCTTTGTTTTATCATGGAACAGGGATTCTTGGGCTCACATCACTTGTTTATTCATCCCTTTTCTCCTGTTTGTCTTTTTTTTGTGGAGGGGTTGACAAGATAGACTAtattattttgctcatttgcacaaatgagtaaatttattttgctcatttgattctatttaaaaacactagcctactagctcaataggtagagcattgtgcaaatgcacaaaagatgtgggttcgaatcccacgtaggttaatctttactttttgtattgttttatttacttcTGGGTTAATGTTATTTACTTATTATCACTTCACGTTCTTTTTGAACTAttatgtttctttcttttttttggtaaattagaAAACTTGATTTCCAAAAGGTAGAAAATAGCagaatccaagaaaacaaacaACAAACAGCAGAAAAGGGTGCACAGTTTGCAACCCTAACAAAACAACACAACTAGCAGATGCGAGAGAGCAGCCAGTAGCACAAACAAGAATCAATAGGAACAACTGCAGCAGAACACAACACAACAAGTCACTCCACAATAGCAGCCCTAACAACTAGCAACTGCTAGACAAACAGAAGCAATAGCTGCACTTTAAACAACCTGTAATCAGCAGAATAACCCAGCAACAGAAAGTAGCAGCTGCAACAAACAATCACACTCATACTGCACACTGTAGAATCACAGCAGAAGACAACGAACAAACCAGAAACCACAGCAGTAGACTGCAACAACAGAAATCAGTACAAACATCCTGCAAACACCACTTATAGAACAACCAGTCTGCACATACCAGAATGTAGGTCCAAACAGCAGCAGAGGAACTCGGGCCAAATTAACCAAGGTAGGATTAAAACGGACCCCTTCTAGGCAGACTTGAACATAACAGTATACCGATCTCTGTTAGAACTAACTGAGCATGACTAAATGGTTGTATAGAAAACTAAACCGAACTTGCCTGACTGACTGCATCAGCAAAACTTTAAaacccgaactttaatatttactcatttagacacaatgagcaaaactttaaagttcagattttaatatttgctcatttagacacaatgagcaaaactttaaaacctgaactttaatatttactcatttagacacaatgagcaaaaaattaaaatcgaaactataatatttgctcatttagacacaatgagcaaaagtttaaaatcaaactttaatatttgctcatttagacacaatgagcaaatttttaaaatccgaactttaatatttgctcatttagatacaacgagcaaaattttaaaatccaaactttaatatttgctcatttagacacaatgagcaaaagtttaaagttcggattttaatattttctcatttagacacaatgagcaaaactttaaaacccgaacttttgctcatttagacacaatgagcaaaaaattaaaatcaaaactataatatatgctcatttagacacaatgagcaaaagtttaaaatcaaactttaatatttgctcatttagacacaatgagcaaatgtttaaaatccgaactttaatatttgctcatttagatacaacgagcaaaattttaaaatccaaactttaatatttgctcatttagacacaatgagcaaaagtttaaagttcggattttagtatttgctcatttagacacaatgagcaaatgtttaaaatccaaactttaatatttactcatttaagaacaatgaacaaaaattaaaattgaaactataatatttgctcatttagacacaatgagcaaaggTTTAAAGTccggattttaatatttgctcatttagacacaatgagcaaaaactttaaaatccgaactttaatatttgctcatttagacacaatgagcaaaaatatatttgctcattttatatagttcaaacaaatgagcaaatatttttgctcatttttaaatttttaaaatccagatttgttaatattcaaaatttttgCACATTGTCTCTatatgagcaaatattttaaaatctccgattacttaacattcaaaaaatttgcaaatgtttttgctcatttttaaaattttgaagttCGAATTTGTTAATATTctaaactataatatttgctcatttagacacaatgagcaaaattttaaaatccgaactttaatatttgctcatttaaaaacaatgagcaaatgtttaaaatccgaaatttaatatttgctcatttagacacaatgagcaaaattttaaaattcgaactataatatttgctcatttaaaaacaatgagcaaaaatttaaaatcccaactataatatttgctcatttaaaaacaataagcaaacgtttaaaatccgaactctAATATTTGTTTATATAGAcacaatcaacaaaattttgaaATCCGGACTttattatttgctcatttaaacacaatgagcaaaagtttaaagttcggattttaatatttgctcatttagacacaatgagcaaaaattttaaaatccgaactttaatatttgctcatttagacacaatgagcaaaaatatttttgctcattttacaTAGTTCACACaattgagcaaatatttttgctcatttttcaaattttaaaatttgggtttgttaatattcaaaacttttgctcattgtgtctaaatgagcaaatattttaaaatcttcgattacttaacattcaaaaaatttgcacattatttttataaattagcCAAATGAGCAAATGAGAAAATTTATTTAGCTCACTTTAACAAATGAGTAAacttattttgctcatttacacaaatgagtaaatttattttgctcatttacacaaatgagtaaatttattttgctcatttccaaaaatgagtaaatttattttgctcattttcacaaatgagtaaatttatttttctcatttacacaaatgagtaaatttattttgctcatttgcacaaatgagtaaatttattttgctcatttgcacaaatgagtaaatttatttttctcattttcacaaatgagtaaatttatttttgaattcatattattcatattataaatgagtaaatttatttttctcatttacacagatgagtaaatttattttgctcatttaaaaaatgagtaaatttatttttgaaattcatattattcatattataaatgagtaaatttatttttctcctTGGAACAAATGAGTAAATATTCTTTAGCCGagattgtaacaccctaatcaACATCATCTCAACTTTATTAAACAGAGAAATGAAGAGGAGATAGAAAATGAAATGAGTAAATATTCTTTAGCCGagattgtaacaccctaatcaACATCATCTCAACTTTAAAAAACAGAGAAATGAAGAGGAGATAGAAAATGCAAAAAAACTGAGCAAAAGATCatctataactaattacaagtaAAGAAACTACGTTCATAAAACCTTAGAGCCAGATACATCAATGTTCAACTTTGGGTACATTAAGCATCTACTCTATAGATAAATTGGTGTCAGCTTCACCGCTTTCTTCTCCTTTTAACTCTTCTCGTCCTCTTGTCCACCCCCACCTGCTGCAACCACCATCGTCCATCACAACAAAAAGTGATTTACGCCAAAAAATCTGCCTAAAAAGCCTTGAAAGCCCAACAGTAGCAGCAACCACAAATTTAAGGCGATAAGCTCGGAAGCTCCTACGTCTGTTGTACTAACTCGTACAAACCAACAAACAGGTCCCCGACATACATAAATTCTGAAAATCTGCTCATTTAGTACAAATGAGCGAAAAACAATCAAGAATTTTTAGATCCTTTCGTATATCATGTTGTCATGTATTTTGGAGTAGATTCCAGGTAAACAGTCTAACCTTAAATCCCCATTTAACAGAATATCAGACGAGGACACCTCTGCTCTAGCAACCATGGAATGGAATGGAAGAATGGAACATTTAGGAATCTACAGAAAGAACACACATCAAAAACTTCTCAGCCTCATAAATTTCGGCAACTTGTAGCTCGTTTATGTAAAGCTGCATTAGCAGTATATAATCACCAATTTCTTTCTTAAAAGATACATACGTAGTATACACTAAAAGAACTTGTTAAGGTAAACTTTATACAGAGCATAAACTTCGGCAAAAGACAAAAACAACTACATAGCAATGCTTTTTCAACTTGTAAATGTTCTCCCATCCAGTTAATTTCCTTCTCTCTTGTTCATTCTAAACGAAAAGTACAGAAACCAAATTCCAATAACAGTATGTGATAGAATAGCTTTGATTAGGAAAATACAATAAAGAATCAACTTTTAAACAACCAAGAATTTCAAAACTAAAGAGCTTTTAAGGCAAACTAGAAAATGATTTGTTCTATTATCAGTCTCATTCAGCCATTCAAAAGGCCAAACATTTAAACCAATGGAAATCTTTCAAAAGTTTAGAATGTCTCTTACAATATGTTACTCCTGCATTTCAACCTAAAACTACCCATAAAAGATACATGACCAAGTATAGCAACAACTATCATCACAGCCAAAAAAAAGAGTAACATCCTCACATAAAAACCTTACATccattttttcttcttttcaatttttttttttggtttcatcctaatgtttaatttatacATGATTACATCCTAACTACAAAAAAGAATTAAGAGATTCTGCCAATACTTCATCTTTTTTATGGTACAAGCAGTCAGAATGCATAAAGCAGAAATCAGATTAAAAATAGTCTAGATCAAAAACTTGTTAATTCCACTATAACTGACTTCAGAGGTAAACACAAGATGTTTCTATACAAGCACTGAAATCTCTCCCTTCATCCTATAATACGCCAATGCTAAATAATCAGAAGGCCCAACACAATAATATTCATCTTCTTCTATCCAACAACAGGGCTTAAACCCCCACGTTACAAAATCCAACAACAAAACTTAAACCCCCCATGAAATTAAATATGAGCAAATCCAAATTTAATAATTTcggaatcaaattaaaatttactaatttcgcaatcaaaatttgtaattggtttaataatttcgaaagcCTAATTTggaaaattaaaaactaattgaTTACAACAAAACAGAATTAAATACCTTCATGCTGGGGGAGTTGTTGTCATCTGAAATTACGCGATCTGAGAACCAAAATTAGGGGAACAATTGATTTTGAGAAGTTAAATTTCCGCCATGGAAAAGAGCGCAAGCCAAGAGAGAGAAACGCAGGAGCTCATTCTTTTAATTGGGTTCAGTTTCTCTTATTTTCACGCGCCATATCACAACCGTCGGATTTAGTTTATTTGAACGGTGGAGATtgtttctcattcttctcattttagcGATCTTCTCATTGGAGGGGACcctatctatatatatatatatatagtcatGCGACTGGTACTCCCTCTTACGCAGTAGAATACAAATGGGTAAAAGGACCCTACCATGATGACTCCACCCTCCAATCCCTCCTTTCCATGCCTTAAACTCAAGCAATagaggaaaataaaataaaaaagaagaatcAGCCAGCCTGTTTTCAAAAACCTTATAGCTTAGCTGTGTTATCATTTCCCCATTATTCCCCAATACAAAGTTACAAACAACACTCCCTCCCACAACTCCTTTGTATTCGtatcctctctctctctctctctctctaaaccGACACTTTTATTTTCCCCAACACAAACCGACGCTTACACAAAAAATGAGCTCAATAGTTCATACAATCCAACAAAAAACCACAAAACAATCCCTCCCAATCTCATCTCCTTCAGATGATCAACCATCCTTAAGAAGGCGTCTTTCGTCGCTTTCTCTTAAACTCAACCATTCTTCCATCTCTGCTTCACCCGCCACTTCATGGGCTATCCACAGGTCcaaatctctctcctccatgGGCCATACCGCGGGTGGGTCGATCAAGAAATGGTGGGATTTAGGTTGGGGTTGGGTTCTATCACGAAAACCCACTTTTGTTCAGGATCTGGAAATGAATGAAGAGGAGAAACATCTTCTTGGGTTTCAAAACAGAGGGAGTTTAATGCATTTGTTTTTTAAGGTTAAATCTGAGGTTAGGAAGCTTTTTAGATACGATGATATGTCTCTTCCTCAGACTTTTAAGTATGATGCTAGGAGAACTTGCTAATATTGATTAATCTTCATAGATTAATTCTTTATTAATGATGAATCaataattgttgtatttgttGAGTATTTACTACTGCTATATGCGTGGGGAAATCTGTGCAAACAAGATGAATTCAGAAAGGAGATCAAAATTACACGGAGATTTTTGATGGGTAAAtagattattatcattattattagtagaattattaattattgattatCTTATGTTGCATATTTGGTTTATATTataatttgtttattatttttgttgtcTTTGGGTAGAAATGTTTGGTATTTTAGTGTAACTTGTAAAGAATGTACAAGTAATTAATTATATGAATGttctattgtttttttttttttttttggtttttagtaCGAGGAGTTTCCACCGCCTTCAGCGAGGTAATCTCCCGTGAGAATTTGCATGTGTATCTCGATGGGCAGTACCCCTCCCATtcgagattttttccattcccaaagCTCGAACCCGAAACCTtagttaaggagcaagaggcccttaaccactcatgagtcatgccaacctcaattggtaatGTTCTACTGTATCTTTGAGAATGGGTAATAGTATGGAGAAAATATTTCCTATATTTTGCaaaaatgattttttatttgattgtgaAATAAGATACGATGGCAATTCAAATACAATTGGAAGAGAGGTGATTCGCACGTAAACTGTGACTAATTGTACACATACTCTACTtttaatcattaatttaataCTTCACCAAATAAATTTTAGTACATGATTGATGTTTAATTGACGGTGGTATAATTTGTAATGATGAACCATTATTGTCAATTTGTCACACGTAAAGAGGGTTAATTGGGCCCTTGGTTGTGGATCTGTAATAGTGGTGCGGTGTGTCTCCATTGATACGCCAAAAAAAGGGGAAGAAAGGGGAAATGTGTACAGCGGTTTTAGCACTTCTGTTGCAAGAACAAAGTTTTGCTTTCACATGAAGCATATAAGGATTAAGGAATATCAATCAAACTTGGTTCTTGTTTAATATGCGTATATAACCTCCTAGGTCCTAACTTGTAATTTCACTATGTCATGCACCCGGGTATAACGTGTTTTGCTGATAAACATTATATAATTCCTCCGTTCTTGTTTACATAACACAATTGGGTTTTTAAAACTATTCACAAAAGTTTATTTGACTTCATTTGGTGATTTATACATGagaaaaaaacatagtcgtgtgaggtcttgttagattcgtctcagtgaataatttttaaatatcaactttttataattttttcttatccataatgaAATATATTAGtatttgaaatcgtgcattgacaaacgtgtctaaataattatgtcatttaaaaaagaactgAGGAAGTATGTGTTAAAATGCAATTAACACATGCATGCATTAAAAGCTTAAAATCGATCATTGATAGCTTCACAATCCGTAATATGAAGTACTTTGTGTGCATACGATGAAGTTACTACAAGGTTTTCTTCCATATGAAGGATAAAAAAAGAAGCTAATCAATTTAGACAAGGATGCGGTGAAATATCTTATGTTCTTTCGTCATtacaaaattatattctttgacCTTATACTTGTGTTCTTTAGGTACACTATGTTCAATGACTCAATGTGCACCCCTTATCTATAATTCGCGGATTGTGAGAAGAACTTCCACGGCCGGCCTTTTGACAATTGGTTAATAACTTTTGTAGTTTTGCATAAGGAGGGGGTTGGAAAGAGGGCTACAAGGGAAGAAGATTATTCTATAACCTTTTGATGGCGGAAGAAGATTCAATTCTTAACCAAATACAAAATGTTGTATGTAATTCTAAGAGCATCTTTAATGACAAGCTAATTATCAAATTAGCTTGCcatgccacataagatttcaagtaAATGTACTTTCTAGTTAGTTTGTGTCCCAATAGTTAGCTATTAGCTTGTCATTTGATCAACTTCTTAAATTATTCTATTTGTTCattcattattttaaaaataggctaatatttatattattctataataatttcctttttgttGTGAGAAGAAATTCTACatgtttaattttttctcaaaaaaatgCTGATTACTCTTAAATTTTTTGAGGGAACAAAAGGCAGAAAATTTTATTGTTATAAAGGTCCCATAATTAAATAACTATtacataattatttattttaaaaagctTACACAAGAAACTAGACTTAACAAAAAATACGAAAATTGTAATGAAACTAAAAACTACTCCGTAGCAAAGTAGCGAAGGGTGTTTGAGAGATGGAGAATGTAAAAATAATGTttgaaaacaaaattgaatgtaAAAATAGCGTTGGAAACTACAGAGTATATACGGAGTAAAAAAAAACTTGATTGGAGTTGCTGGGACCAGAAAAAGTGTCACCAACACTTAAATTGTGCATGTACTTCACGCACCACTCACCTTTCTCTTCCTCCCTAATTGTTTCACACGCAAGGTCAAACCCATTTCCCCTCATTTTCCCAGCTTtttgtcaagcaaattagcttgtttaagctaatttgctcgGCCAAGCTAATTTGTCATCTTAACTCCAATGGTTAAGCTAGTAGCTTGGAACTTTTGCAAATTGCAAGcaagtccctagctacaaccattggagatgctctaagtAACCAAGAAGACTAGTCAAATTTAGCAATTACGCAAACCAATCAAATACACGTGAACTACATTAGTAGAAAGAGACTAGGAGAGAAAGCAATCACGTATTGTATTCTGTATGACTATATAAGCAGAGAGAGACATTATTTAAACGCTACCTCTAAAAACATCGTAAAAATGATTGAgatcatttttttaaaaatcgatCTTTCTCGTACTCCGTAATTATCACTTACGGGCAGTGGCGGAGTCTGGATTTTTTTTTCGGGGTGTCGGTAGTGTCGTATCCAGGATTATTAGAGTGTTGTTTCTGATGATCTTCCACAACACACAATATATTATTGAGCACAAAAAAAAcaatatatatacttcctccgttccggaaatatcgcaccatacTCTTCTAAGccttactttgactcttaatatctcacatcgtgtgcaagtaaaaattataaaaattaatatttagaaaatatatatcgatgcgaatctaacatgaccctaTGTGACTAAAATTTTCTTACGTACAAATCAcgaaaaatggccaaagtcgtagtgtgattagtgcaaaaaacaaatggtgcgatatttccggaacggaggaagtattacttaaaaaaaatgtgtcatcctaaaattaataaaaatattcatATTACAATCAAATACGTACAAAATTATTACAACTATTCTCTACGAGTTGATATGCGTGGTGAAAAGAATAACTTAATTTAAGAGAGCAGATGTTTAAATCACCAATCTTTGATTTGAATTGAATGTGGCTGCGGGTTTGTCACCCAAAACTCTAAGAGATCCGTTGTTTCTAAAGACTGGTCTTTTTGGATTTTCCCCCT encodes:
- the LOC110786604 gene encoding uncharacterized protein, which produces MSSIVHTIQQKTTKQSLPISSPSDDQPSLRRRLSSLSLKLNHSSISASPATSWAIHRSKSLSSMGHTAGGSIKKWWDLGWGWVLSRKPTFVQDLEMNEEEKHLLGFQNRGSLMHLFFKVKSEVRKLFRYDDMSLPQTFKYDARRTC